The Laspinema palackyanum D2c sequence AGAACTTGGAAGAATAATCTTCGCTGCTTTATCTTGCCATCCGTAAGGTAGTGAAGGCGTCAAAGACATCCCTGATTCATCTAAAAAATGCAAGTCGATTTCTTTATTCTTATCTAACTCTTTTAATTCTTTTAGTTTTTCCAGTTTGAACTCATATTCCCATTCAAAGGGACTTCCAGCCAATCCTCTTTTCATTCTTCTCCAGGTCATACCTAACTTTTTTAATATTCTTTTTATCGTGTCTTTGCTGACTTTAATTCCCCATTCGTCTTGAACTTGGTTTATGACCCTTTTTAAGTCTTTTGGTTCTGCTTTTACCCACTCCTTAACTTGCTGTTTTTGGGGAGGTGTTAACTTGGTTTTTCTTCCTCTTCCAGGTTGGTCATACAACCCGGTTAATTTGTTTTGCTCCCAGCGTTGAAACCAATATTGTAAAGTTCGACGACTTATTTTGAAAATTTCTAATAACTTTTCCATTTTAAAGCCTCTATAACTTAAAAGAATGCAATGAGCTCTTTGCCTAACTTTATGATGCTGGCTATTGTGATAAATTCTTTCTAGCATTTTTTCAGTTTCGGGATATAAATTTATAAATTTCATAGATTATTCTCCTTGTCTATAGCATATTTATGTCTAAATTACTGATTTTACCTCAAAATTATAAAATATGCAATTTATTTTGCATGACCGCTTAACCCAACGCGCCCAGGATGTTTGCTAGTTTGCTCTAACTGAGGGCTGGACTGCTTGCGGTAAGGCAGGGCTTTTTACTGTAAGCGCCAGCGTTGATCTGTCTGTGAGCCATTATCACCATTACGCCCAGATGTTTCACAGTCCCAA is a genomic window containing:
- a CDS encoding IS630 family transposase encodes the protein MKFINLYPETEKMLERIYHNSQHHKVRQRAHCILLSYRGFKMEKLLEIFKISRRTLQYWFQRWEQNKLTGLYDQPGRGRKTKLTPPQKQQVKEWVKAEPKDLKRVINQVQDEWGIKVSKDTIKRILKKLGMTWRRMKRGLAGSPFEWEYEFKLEKLKELKELDKNKEIDLHFLDESGMSLTPSLPYGWQDKAAKIILPSSSSKRLNVLGVMNRRNELKYETYSGNLNSEKLIKFLDKFSENLTQKTVVVMDQASIHTSNAVLGKLEEWKTKNLELFWLPPYSPELNLIEILWKFLKYEWIKIEAYKSWQNLVDYVTNVLDNLGKEYAINFA